Part of the Aggregatilinea lenta genome, GGATCGTGTAGCCGGGGATGGCGTCAGACGAGGGTGCCACGCGCATCCACACGAACGGGATACCGGCCTTCACCTTGCCGGACATGGGCAGCCCCCAGTTCTTCACCACCGACGGATCGTCGGGCGCGGGTGAGGTCGTGTTCGCCGTCAGCGACGCCTGCTCGACCCACCCCACGAGATACGGTCGCCCGGATGGGGCCAGCGTCACGAACCACCACCACTGGAAACCGTCAAAGTGCCCCTGCGGACCCAGCGCGATCTGCATGGTCGCAGCCGCGTTGGGCCACACCGTCGCGGCGATCTGCGGGCTTTTCGGCTCGGCGCGCAGCCACGCGAACGGCACGCCCGTCTTCAGTGTGACCGCTTCGCCGCCCAGGTACATCGGGCGGCACGGACTGGACGGCACGCTCGGATCTTGTTGGTCGCCACAAGCCGTCGACAAAGCGTTCGCGTGTGAGGTCATGCCCGGCAGAGCGAGCGCGGCCACCAGCACCACCATCAGGATAAAAGTGAGTTTGCGCATCAGGACCTCCAAAGTCTGCACAGTCAGGAATCGGATTGGCTCAATCCTGTCATCAATCTTGATCCCACTATAGGACGGAGCCGGGGACGCCGCCGGACGCAAGGCTGATGCCCGCCCCGCGCACCGGACACGGGTTCTCTGTGGTTGGGCTGCGCATCTGACGCCGACCTGACGACGGGCGGTGTGCGTTGCGGCGCGGCCAGGAGGAGCGTGAGAGAGGCGGCGGAGAGTATATAGAACTTATAAAAAACTAAATCTTTACGAAATTTATGTATTGACAGCCCGCCCGTTCTCTTATAAACTGAACCGCGTAGTGGAGAACGTTGTTCGCATCAACGGAAACAGGTACCCGACGCGACAAGATCCAACCGCGTCGGGTATTTTTGTGCCAGGGCAACCTCGTCCCCACGACAATCTCTGTATCTCATTTTTGAAGATGTGGGAGGAGAATTCCCAAATGGCAGCACGTACGAACGGCACGGTCAAATGGTTCAACGCTCAGAAGGGTTATGGCTTCATTCAGCAGGATAACGGTCCTGACGTGTTCGTGCACTTCAGCGCGATCCAGGGCAACGGTTACCGCGAGCTGAACGAAGGCGAGCGCGTTGAGTTCGAAACCACGACCGGCCCGAAGGGCCCGCAGGCTGCTAACGTTATCCGCCTCGGCAGCTAACGTCAGCACCCCATCCAGTTAGTCTATCAGACGCCCGACATCCTCGTGATGCCGGGCGTTTTTGTTTGCGGAAAAGTAGCCCTCAGCCGTTAGCAATGAGCGGTTAGCCACGAGCGAAGAACCAGAACAAGCAGGGATTGCCGCCCCCACGGCCTTTGTAAGGGCAGGTTTGCAACCTACCCCGCCCTGCATTTTCGCCAATGCTGGCGGCGGTAAACTGATCGCTGCTTTTTCACCTGTCTCCCCTCTCCAACCAAGATTGGAGAGGGGCCGGGGGTGAGGTCGCGGTTTGTCTTTGCCTTTGCTCTGGGCTAACGGCTCACAGCTATCAGCTAATCGCCGTCTTCCAAAATCATCCGCATCGTGTCGCCGTCCACGTTGCCGCCGCTGAGGATCACGCCTACCCGCCCGGACGCGGCCACCGCGCCGCTCAGGAGCGCCGCCAGACCGAGCGCGCCCGACGGCTCGACCACCAGCTTCATGCGATAAAACAGGAAGCGCACCGCGTCGATGATCGCCGCCTCGCTGACCGTCTGCATGTCGTCCACGTACTCGCGCACCAGCGGGAACGTCAGCGTGCCCAGCGACGGTGTGCGCGTGCCGTCCGCGATGGTCGGCGGATTGTGCACGGTATGCAGCTCCCCGGTGCGGAACGACTGCGTGGCGTCGTCGGCCAGCTCCGGTTCGATGCCGATCACGCGGCAGTCGGGACACACGCCCTTCGCCGCGATGGCCGATCCGCTCAGCAGCCCGCCCCCGCCGCACGGCGTCAGCAGCAGATCCAGCGGCCCGGCGTCCTGGCAGAGTTCGAGCGCTGCCGTGCCCTGCCCCGCGATCACGTCCCGGTGATCGTACGGCGGCACGATGGTGTAGCCGTGCTCGGCGGCGAGTCTCTCCGCCAACTCGCGGCGATCCTGCGTGGTGGGGTCATACGCCACCACCTGCGCGCCGTAGCCCTCGGTTGCGGCACGTTTGGTCGCGGGCGCGTTATCCGGCATGACGATCACCGCCTGCGCGCCGAGCAGCCTGCACGCCAGCGCGAC contains:
- a CDS encoding cold-shock protein, coding for MAARTNGTVKWFNAQKGYGFIQQDNGPDVFVHFSAIQGNGYRELNEGERVEFETTTGPKGPQAANVIRLGS
- a CDS encoding threo-3-hydroxy-L-aspartate ammonia-lyase, which gives rise to MFDQVQAAAARLDGIAHRTPVLTSRTLDEWVGAEVLLKCENLQRVGAFKFRGAYNAISQLSDAERARGVITYSSGNHAQAVALACRLLGAQAVIVMPDNAPATKRAATEGYGAQVVAYDPTTQDRRELAERLAAEHGYTIVPPYDHRDVIAGQGTAALELCQDAGPLDLLLTPCGGGGLLSGSAIAAKGVCPDCRVIGIEPELADDATQSFRTGELHTVHNPPTIADGTRTPSLGTLTFPLVREYVDDMQTVSEAAIIDAVRFLFYRMKLVVEPSGALGLAALLSGAVAASGRVGVILSGGNVDGDTMRMILEDGD